In Nonomuraea muscovyensis, one genomic interval encodes:
- a CDS encoding ribonuclease J — protein sequence MSHPHPELGPPPTLPEGGLRIVALGGLGEIGRNMAVFEYDGRLLIVDCGVLFPEPDQPGVDLILPDFEYIRDRLDDVEAVVLTHAHEDHIGAVPYLLRERRNIPLVGSKLTLALIEAKLTEHRIQPTKLQVVEGERHSFGPFECEFFAVNHSIPDALAVAIRTPAGIVLHTGDFRMDQLPSDGRLTDLGGFARLGSEGVDLLMSDSTNAEVPGFVTSEREIGPVIDEVVRTSEQRVIVASFASHVHRIQQVMDAAARHGRKVALVGRSMVRNMGVARDLGYLKVPPGLLVDSRDIEEWPPQDVVLVCTGSQGEPMAALSRMANRDHPIRIAEGDTVLLASSLVPGNETAVNKVINGLTRWGARVVHKGNAKVHVSGHAAAGELLYVLNLTRPSNFMPVHGEWRHLRAHAKLAALTGVPQDHIVIAEDGVVVDLVDGRAKIVGAVHAGYVYVDGSSVGEITDTSLKDRRILGDEGFISVVIVVDSNTGKLTAGPEIHARGSGIDPAQFDEFIPQIEKALEAKAADGVVDMQEIRRVVRRTVGRWVSDTYRRRPMIIPVVVEV from the coding sequence ATGAGCCATCCACATCCTGAACTGGGTCCCCCGCCGACACTTCCTGAGGGCGGCCTGCGCATCGTCGCGCTGGGCGGACTTGGCGAAATCGGCAGGAACATGGCCGTCTTCGAGTACGACGGCCGCCTGCTGATCGTCGACTGCGGGGTTCTGTTCCCCGAGCCGGACCAGCCGGGCGTCGACCTGATCCTGCCCGACTTCGAGTACATCAGGGACCGCCTCGACGACGTCGAGGCCGTGGTCCTGACACATGCGCACGAGGACCACATCGGCGCGGTCCCCTACCTGCTGCGTGAGCGGCGCAACATACCGCTCGTCGGCTCCAAGCTCACCCTCGCACTCATCGAGGCCAAGCTCACCGAGCACCGGATCCAGCCCACCAAGCTCCAGGTGGTCGAGGGGGAGCGGCACAGCTTCGGGCCGTTCGAATGTGAGTTCTTCGCAGTCAACCACTCGATCCCCGACGCGCTGGCGGTGGCGATCCGGACACCCGCCGGCATCGTGCTGCACACCGGTGACTTCCGGATGGACCAGTTGCCGAGCGACGGGCGTCTCACCGACCTGGGCGGGTTCGCCAGGCTCGGCAGCGAGGGCGTCGACCTGCTCATGTCCGACTCCACCAACGCCGAGGTGCCGGGCTTCGTCACCAGCGAACGCGAGATCGGGCCGGTCATCGACGAGGTCGTCCGGACCTCGGAGCAGCGGGTCATCGTGGCCAGCTTCGCCTCGCACGTGCACCGCATCCAGCAGGTCATGGACGCGGCGGCCCGGCACGGCCGCAAGGTCGCCCTGGTGGGCCGCTCGATGGTGCGCAACATGGGTGTGGCACGCGACCTCGGCTACCTCAAGGTGCCGCCGGGGCTGCTCGTAGACTCCCGAGACATCGAGGAGTGGCCGCCCCAGGACGTGGTGCTCGTCTGCACCGGCTCCCAGGGTGAGCCGATGGCCGCGCTGTCACGGATGGCCAACCGCGACCACCCCATCCGGATCGCCGAGGGCGACACCGTGCTGCTGGCCTCGTCGCTGGTGCCCGGCAACGAGACCGCCGTCAACAAGGTGATCAACGGCCTGACCCGCTGGGGCGCCCGGGTCGTGCACAAGGGCAACGCCAAGGTGCACGTCTCCGGTCACGCGGCGGCGGGAGAGCTGCTGTACGTCCTCAACCTGACGCGTCCGTCCAACTTCATGCCGGTACACGGGGAATGGCGGCACCTGCGGGCGCACGCCAAGCTCGCCGCGCTCACCGGCGTGCCGCAGGATCACATCGTCATCGCCGAGGATGGGGTCGTGGTCGACCTGGTGGACGGCCGAGCCAAGATCGTCGGTGCCGTCCACGCCGGCTACGTCTACGTTGACGGTTCGTCGGTCGGTGAGATCACCGACACGTCGCTGAAGGACCGAAGGATCCTCGGCGACGAGGGCTTCATCTCCGTCGTCATCGTGGTCGACTCCAACACCGGCAAGCTCACCGCAGGGCCGGAGATCCACGCCCGGGGCTCCGGGATCGACCCTGCGCAGTTCGACGAGTTCATCCCGCAGATCGAGAAGGCCCTGGAGGCCAAGGCGGCCGACGGGGTGGTCGACATGCAGGAGATCCGGCGGGTGGTCCGCCGCACGGTCGGGCGCTGGGTCAGCGACACGTACCGCCGCCGCCCGATGATCATCCCAGTGGTGGTCGAGGTCTGA
- the dapA gene encoding 4-hydroxy-tetrahydrodipicolinate synthase — translation MAPPTGTTDAPFGRMLTAMVTPFTSDGAVDYPAVRRLAAYLVDEQRNDGLVVSGTTGESPTTSDEEKERILGAVLEAVGDRATVVAGAGSNDTHHSVRLAKAAARAGAHGLLVVTPYYNKPPQEGLYQHFTAVADATDLPVMLYDIPGRSGVPISTTTLIRLAQHERVVAVKDAKGDLFAGSQVMSATGLAFYSGDDLLNLPWLSIGAAGFVSVVGHVVGGELARMIDLYRDGDVAQALAVHRQLAPVVEGIMMSAGGAIMAKAALGMVGMPVGPVRLPLVAATDKQNAELRACLVAGGVKLSDV, via the coding sequence ATGGCACCGCCAACTGGAACCACGGACGCACCCTTCGGCCGCATGCTGACCGCGATGGTCACGCCCTTCACCTCCGATGGCGCGGTCGACTATCCCGCCGTACGCCGGCTCGCCGCCTACCTCGTGGACGAGCAGCGCAACGACGGCCTTGTCGTGAGTGGGACGACCGGCGAGTCGCCCACCACCTCCGATGAGGAGAAGGAGCGCATCCTCGGCGCGGTGCTCGAAGCGGTCGGCGACCGCGCGACCGTGGTGGCCGGTGCCGGATCCAACGACACCCACCACAGTGTCCGGCTCGCCAAGGCGGCTGCCAGGGCCGGGGCGCACGGGCTGCTCGTGGTGACGCCTTACTACAACAAGCCCCCGCAGGAGGGGCTTTACCAGCACTTCACGGCGGTGGCCGACGCGACCGACCTGCCGGTGATGCTCTACGACATCCCCGGCCGCAGTGGCGTGCCGATCTCGACCACGACCCTGATCCGGCTGGCCCAGCACGAGCGGGTCGTGGCCGTGAAGGACGCCAAGGGCGACCTGTTCGCCGGCAGCCAGGTCATGTCGGCGACCGGCCTCGCCTTCTATTCCGGCGACGACCTGCTCAACCTGCCCTGGCTCTCGATCGGGGCGGCGGGGTTCGTCAGCGTCGTCGGCCACGTGGTCGGCGGCGAGCTGGCCCGCATGATCGACCTGTACCGGGACGGCGACGTGGCTCAGGCCCTCGCCGTACACCGTCAGCTCGCGCCCGTGGTCGAAGGGATCATGATGAGCGCGGGGGGCGCGATCATGGCGAAGGCCGCGCTGGGCATGGTGGGCATGCCCGTCGGACCGGTGCGGCTGCCGCTGGTGGCCGCGACAGATAAGCAAAACGCCGAGCTGCGTGCCTGCCTGGTAGCCGGCGGGGTGAAGTTGTCAGACGTATAG